GGAATGCCTGTATATGCGGGTCGTATACCGGATGTATGTGCAAAAATGCTTTCGGAAATAAAAGGAAATAACACACCTGCAATAGCTGCTGTGGTCTATGGAAACAGGGACTATGACGATGCCTTGCTTGAATTGAAGACAATTTTGACAGAAAATGGATTTACAGTAATCAGCGCAGGAGCCTTTGTAGCTCAGCATTCGATTTTTCCCGGTACAGGTTATCTGAGACCGGATGTAAAGGATAAACAGGCTGTGAGAAGATTTGCGAAAAGCAGCTGTGAAAAATTCGAATCTGTTACGGATATTAAAGAAATGGACTTTGAAGTAAAGGGGAATTTTCCATATAGGGAGTCTGTATCAGTTCCGTTAAATCCTTCAGCAGATAAAACCTGTAAGAAATGCGGTGCCTGTGCAAGGATATGCCCTGTAAATGCTATTTCCGAAGAAAAACCCGAAAAATTAAACAAAAAAACGTGTATCAGATGTACAGCCTGTTTTGCTGTCTGCCCGCTGGAATGCAGAGGATTTCGCGGAGTACGCTATACATTGGCGAGCAAAATTTTCGAAAAAAAATTCTCGGTAAGAAGAGAACCGGAAGTTTTTTTATAAAATTTTGCTGATATAAAAAACAGTTATTCTAAGGAAAGAACAAGCGGGACAGTTGTGTGATTTTTATTTTAAATTTATGAATATATACGAAAAAACAGAAGAGACAGTAATTTTATTTTCTGTTTTTTTATTTGATAAAAAGTATATATTTCATAATATATTAAAATTTTATTTTCATTATTTATAAAGGGGTATTATTCAGATAAAACAAAGTCTTTGTTATATTGACATTAGTTAATTTTATGATGTATAATTTACTTGGAAAATTTTAGAAATATATAGGGAGAAGCTGTCTTGTTATTAATTTAGAAAACGGAAACAGGATTTCAAAGTTAGTGAAAGATAGAGGATGATAGTCTTACACAAAAATGAATTATTACTTATGATAATAAGAAACACAAGGCGGTGAACAGATGAAAATAATATATGGTACAAAAAATAAAGCTAAACTAGAGGATATGAAAAGGGTTTTAAATGGTCTGGAATTGGAAATAACGGGTTTATCAGATATAGGAGCTGATTTGCCTGAGGTAGACGAGTCAGGAAATGATCCTTTGAAAAATGCAGAGATAAAAGCTCTGGCTTACTATGAAGTTTTGAAAAAACCTGTTTTTTCATGTGATTCCGGTCTTTTTATAGAGGGTCTGGATGAAGAGAGACAGCCCGGAGCACATGTACGAAGGGTTAACGGCATATATATGAACGATAATGAAATGATAGATTATTATTCAAAGCTGGCAGGAACATTCACCGGAAAATGTACCGCCAGATACCGTAATGCAATATGTCTGATTGTAGATGAGAAAAATATTTTCAGTTATAGCGGGGATGATATTTCCGGAGAAAAATTTACACTTTCTCCGTTTAGGCATGAAATGCAGACTGACGGTTATCCTCTGGACAGTATTTCTGTACATGCAGATACTGGAAAGTATTATGTAGAGATGGAAGATGAAAAGGATTCGTTCGGGCATGAGGAAGGTTTTAGAAAATTTTTTCAAATGGTTTTGGAACAATGGAGTAAATAATAAATTTAGTAAAATTCAAGGAGAAAATATGAAAAAAATATGTTTGATTTTAGCAGTTATAATGTCTTTTGTATCTGTATGCGACTTTATAGCAATAGGGGGAAATGATTCATCAACAATGTCTCTTTTTTACTCATTTACAATTATAACATTTCCTTCTGCAGTTTCTATGGAGTCATCAGAAGCAAGTGACAGAAACAAGATAAAAACTGTCGAGGAAAATTATGAATATCATAAAAAACTTATGAATGCAGAAAATCTCATGGCAAAGGATGTCTTTTCAAAAGATTTGATAGAAAAATTCGGACTTAATGAAAACGACAGAATGGAGTTATCGGAAACAAAAGTTGGAATTATAATATCAGATAAGAATAAAGCACTTGCTTTTATTCCTGCGAAACAGGAATATGCCGATCTGATAAAAAGTAATGAAAGAAATATAAAATAAAACAAGTTACCTGAAAATTGAGAATATCAATAATCAGGTATTTTTTTATGCAGAAAATATATGATTCACGATAAAAAATAATTTTTTATGATTTTATATGATTTTTTTTGAAAAAAATGATTGACTTTAAAAAAATATATGGTATAGTTAAAGCAGGTGATAAAAATGTTTGAAATAGAAAGACACGAAATAATTTTGAAAAAATTAGAGGAAAAAGGCAGATTATCATATGAAGAAATAGAAGAATTTCTGAATGTCTCTATAGCAACAATAAGAAGGGACATAAACAAACTTGAGAGTAAAGACCTGCTGAGCAAGGTTGGCGGAGGAGTAGTTGCCAAGAGAAAAATTAATTTTGAACCGGAAATAAATATAAAGTTTGAGGAGAATACAGAGGCAAAGAAAAGAATTGCCAAAAGAGCTGCAAAACTTGTGAAAAAGGGTGATTTTATATTTATTGATGCCGGTTCGACTACATATTACATGATAGAGTACCTTAAAAATAAAAATATAACAGTTGTTACCAATGGCTTAATGCATTTGGACAAGCTTATTCAGTGTAAAATAAAGACAATTATAATCGGAGGCGAAGTAAAGCCCACCACTAAAGCCGTAGTAGGGATAGAAGCACTGAAAAACATAGAAAAATACAGATTTGACATAAGCTTTTTAGGAGTAAACGGAGTGGATATCAATAAGGGTCTTATGACACCTGATATAAAAGAAGCTATTCTAAAAGAAAAAATACTGGAAATATCAGATAAAACATACATTTTAGCAGATAAAGAAAAGTTCGGAGTGTCTTCCAGCGTAAAATTCGGAAATATAGAGGACTGCATACTGATAACAGACGAGCTTGCCGATACCAGATATGAAAAATATATATTGAAGGAGGAAATATAATGATATATACACTAACTTTGAATCCTGCATTGGATTATGATATTTACATGGATAAATTTCAGGAGGGAGATCTGAATTTATCAAAAGAAGTCAATATCAGAGCAGGCGGTAAGGGAATTAACGTATCGAAGCTTCTTTCCAATCTTGACATAAAATCAAAAGCGCTGGGTTATACAGCTGGATTTACCGGAGATTTTATAAAAAAGAATCTTTATGACGAAGGAATAGAGTCAGATTTCGTGGAGCTGGACGGAATAACAAGAATAAATGTAAAAATAAATAATAGCTCCAAGGAAACTGAAATAGCCGGTTTATCACCAAATATAACAAAAGAGGCTGAAGAAAAGCTTATTGAAAAAATATCAGGATTACAAAAAGATGATATTCTGATACTTTCAGGGAGTATTCCCGAGAGCATTGAAAAAAACATTTATAAAAAACTCGCTGCAATGCTGCCTGAAGAAACAAAAATAGTTTTGGACACAAGAGGAAGTCTTTTGAAAGAAAATCTGAATAATAATTTTCTGATAAAGCCTAATATAGCCGAGCTGGAGGAGATGTTCGGGACTGAGCTGAAAACTACAGCGGATATAGTGGAGAAATGCGGCTATTTTCTGGAAAAAGGCGTAAAAAATATTATAGTTTCAATGGGTGGAAAAGGAGCCTTATTTGTAAATAAAGAGGGAGCATATACAGCGGATGTTCCCAAAGGAAAGCTTATTAATTCAGTGGGAGCCGGAGATTCTATGGTGGCAGGCTTTATAGCGGGAACAGAAAGCGGGAAATCACCGGAAGATTCTTTCAGGCTTGCTGTAGCTTCAGGATCAGCCACTGCTTATTCATATGGTTTAGGTGAAAAAGATTTGATATATAGACTTTATAATGAAATTACTCTAAAAAAGGAAGGTGTATAAGATGAAAATTACTGAACTGCTGGTAAAAGAGAGAATGATCTTGGATTTACAGTCGGTAACCAAAGATGAAGTAATAAACGAACTTGCGGAAATGTTCCTTAGTACCGGGATTATAGACGATCTTGAAGGATTTAAAGGTGAGATAAAAAACAGGGAAGCATTAAGTTCTACAGCTCTGGAAGAAGGAATAGCCATTCCCCATGCTAAAACAAAATATGTAAAAAAGCCTGCACTTGCATTCGGGAGAAGTAAAAAAGGTATAGATTATGAATCATTAGACGGAGAGCCGTCAACTATATTTTTTATGATAGCAGCACCAGAAGACGCTAATAATGCTCATATAGAAACTCTGGCAAGACTGACTCAGATGCTTTTAGATACAGACTTTAGAACAAGTATACTGGAATTAGGTACAAAGGAAGAAATACTTGATCTGATTAATAAAAAAGAAACTGCAAAGCTGGAAGAAAATGCAGAAACAGACAATAACAGCGACAATTTCATTATAGCAGCAACTGCCTGCCCTACAGGAATAGCACATACTTATATGGCAGAGGAAGCATTAAAAAAAGCAGCGGCAGAACTTGGAGTTACAATAAAAGTAGAAACTAACGGAACTGACGGTGTAAAACATAAACTTACCGCAGAAGATATAGAAAAGGCAAAAGGAGTAATACTTGCAATAGACAGAGGAATAGAAACCGACAGATTCAGCGGTAAAAAAGTGATTCAGACAGGAACAAAAGAGGCTATACGTGATGCAAAAGGTCTTATTCAAAGAGCCCTTTCAGGGGATGCTCCTGTATTTGCAGGTTCTGGTGAGGCAGGTTCTAACGGTAAAAATACTTCTAAAGAAAAAACGGGGATTTATAAGCATCTGATGACAGGAGTATCGTTTATGCTGCCGTTCGTAGTGAGCGGAGGTATATTAATAGCACTGGCCTTTTTATTTGATAAACTCGCAGGAGTGCAGGGAGTAGCAGATGCTGCGGGACAGTCAACTCTTGGAAGCACTACATACCTTGCGAAACTGTTCATGGAAATAGGAGGAGCGGCATTTGGTCTCTTTATACCTATTTTAGGGGCGTATATTGCATACAGTATAGGTGAAAGACCGGCACTGACAGCAGGATTTGTCGGAGGGGCGCTTGCTGTTTCAGGTGGTTCAGGATTTCTTGGAGCGATGCTTGCAGGATTCCTTGCAGGTTATGTTACAAAACTTGTTATTGCAATGTTAAAAGGACTGCCTAAGAGTCTGAACGGAATTAAGGCAATTCTGCTTTATCCTTTGTTAACAGTATTGCTTACAGGTGTACTGATGATAATTATACTAAATCCGCCTGTAAGATTCATAAATGAAGGACTTGTGGAATGGCTGAAAAACATGGGCGGAACAAGCAGAGTAATACTTGGTATAATCCTTGGAGGAATGATGGCTGTGGATATGGGCGGCCCTGTAAATAAAGCAGCTTATGTATTTGGTACAGGAACACTGGCTACAGCAGCAGCGGGAGAATACGGAACACCAATAATGGCGGCTGTAATGGCTGGAGGAATGGTGCCTCCGCTTGGAATAGCACTGGCTACGACTTTATTTAAGAATAAATTTAACACAGAAGAACGGGAAGCAGGAAAAACGAATTATATAATGGGATTGTCATTTATTACAGAGGGAGCAATACCATTCGCCGCGGGAGATCCTTTGAGAGTTCTGCCGGCATCAATAATAGGTGCGGCAGTAGCAGGGGGATTATCAATGTTTTTCAATATTGCTATACCTGCACCGCATGGCGGATTAGTAGTGGCATTTTTATCAAATAATGCATGGCTTTATCTGCTTGCTATATTGATAGGTGCTGTAATTACTGCAGTTATTTTAGGACTTCTGAGAAAGAAGGTAAATTAAATAATAAATCAGTTTTTGGAAAATATGTATAAAGTTTTCTGGAAATACTGATAGAAATATAATATGATATATTTATCAGGCTGTACCGTTGAATTTGGTGCAGCTTTTATTTTATGGAATGTTTGACATTATTTTATGAATAGCTGAGAAAATTATTATATAGAAAAAGCTTAAGTATGTATTATAAATAA
This genomic stretch from Sebaldella sp. S0638 harbors:
- the pfkB gene encoding 1-phosphofructokinase; the encoded protein is MIYTLTLNPALDYDIYMDKFQEGDLNLSKEVNIRAGGKGINVSKLLSNLDIKSKALGYTAGFTGDFIKKNLYDEGIESDFVELDGITRINVKINNSSKETEIAGLSPNITKEAEEKLIEKISGLQKDDILILSGSIPESIEKNIYKKLAAMLPEETKIVLDTRGSLLKENLNNNFLIKPNIAELEEMFGTELKTTADIVEKCGYFLEKGVKNIIVSMGGKGALFVNKEGAYTADVPKGKLINSVGAGDSMVAGFIAGTESGKSPEDSFRLAVASGSATAYSYGLGEKDLIYRLYNEITLKKEGV
- a CDS encoding EFR1 family ferrodoxin (N-terminal region resembles flavodoxins. C-terminal ferrodoxin region binds two 4Fe-4S clusters.); amino-acid sequence: MKEIYFSPTGTTKTIVNEITKYFSRKKETYDLLKNPLQEEMSFGSEDFVIIGMPVYAGRIPDVCAKMLSEIKGNNTPAIAAVVYGNRDYDDALLELKTILTENGFTVISAGAFVAQHSIFPGTGYLRPDVKDKQAVRRFAKSSCEKFESVTDIKEMDFEVKGNFPYRESVSVPLNPSADKTCKKCGACARICPVNAISEEKPEKLNKKTCIRCTACFAVCPLECRGFRGVRYTLASKIFEKKFSVRREPEVFL
- a CDS encoding DeoR/GlpR family DNA-binding transcription regulator; amino-acid sequence: MFEIERHEIILKKLEEKGRLSYEEIEEFLNVSIATIRRDINKLESKDLLSKVGGGVVAKRKINFEPEINIKFEENTEAKKRIAKRAAKLVKKGDFIFIDAGSTTYYMIEYLKNKNITVVTNGLMHLDKLIQCKIKTIIIGGEVKPTTKAVVGIEALKNIEKYRFDISFLGVNGVDINKGLMTPDIKEAILKEKILEISDKTYILADKEKFGVSSSVKFGNIEDCILITDELADTRYEKYILKEEI
- a CDS encoding non-canonical purine NTP pyrophosphatase produces the protein MKIIYGTKNKAKLEDMKRVLNGLELEITGLSDIGADLPEVDESGNDPLKNAEIKALAYYEVLKKPVFSCDSGLFIEGLDEERQPGAHVRRVNGIYMNDNEMIDYYSKLAGTFTGKCTARYRNAICLIVDEKNIFSYSGDDISGEKFTLSPFRHEMQTDGYPLDSISVHADTGKYYVEMEDEKDSFGHEEGFRKFFQMVLEQWSK
- a CDS encoding fructose-specific PTS transporter subunit EIIC, translated to MKITELLVKERMILDLQSVTKDEVINELAEMFLSTGIIDDLEGFKGEIKNREALSSTALEEGIAIPHAKTKYVKKPALAFGRSKKGIDYESLDGEPSTIFFMIAAPEDANNAHIETLARLTQMLLDTDFRTSILELGTKEEILDLINKKETAKLEENAETDNNSDNFIIAATACPTGIAHTYMAEEALKKAAAELGVTIKVETNGTDGVKHKLTAEDIEKAKGVILAIDRGIETDRFSGKKVIQTGTKEAIRDAKGLIQRALSGDAPVFAGSGEAGSNGKNTSKEKTGIYKHLMTGVSFMLPFVVSGGILIALAFLFDKLAGVQGVADAAGQSTLGSTTYLAKLFMEIGGAAFGLFIPILGAYIAYSIGERPALTAGFVGGALAVSGGSGFLGAMLAGFLAGYVTKLVIAMLKGLPKSLNGIKAILLYPLLTVLLTGVLMIIILNPPVRFINEGLVEWLKNMGGTSRVILGIILGGMMAVDMGGPVNKAAYVFGTGTLATAAAGEYGTPIMAAVMAGGMVPPLGIALATTLFKNKFNTEEREAGKTNYIMGLSFITEGAIPFAAGDPLRVLPASIIGAAVAGGLSMFFNIAIPAPHGGLVVAFLSNNAWLYLLAILIGAVITAVILGLLRKKVN